tatttattttgttataaaaattCTATTAACAGGcgattataataaaaataaaaatataattagacCTGACTTGTACAGTGTTTTTCTACATGTTGCTAGACACaaattaaagaataataatttcttACCATGCCCAATGGAATCATCAGACACTTTAGTAAGAACACGTCCAACATTGATATCCGAGAATGCCCAGTGACGATCCTCAGAACAACTCAGCATGTAGTCACCGGTAGCATGAAGACTAAGCCCAGTCACAGCACCATCGTGAGCACGGATTGTCTGAGCACATGAGCCGCTCGCAACAGCCCATACACGAATGGTTGAATCAGGAGAAGATGAGAAAACAACatcctgaaaaataattttaattttggttCTTTTTTCGGCAGGcaacttttatttcatatatGATACACAATCGatgtttaaattatattacacAGTCTGAGGTTAAAagattatagaaaatattttgatattgtgttgaaatctaaatatgatgaaacaaaTAAGTATACAGAGAAAATTGATATTACAGAgctaataataattgataataatgacAATTGTTTGACATTTCTACATTCCttgacaatattaaaattacatGGTTCTGATATAAGGAGTTACTTAATACTTTAACAGTTACAATATGTAATGGAAAGGatacattacaaaaacattgtaaaaccagtaatttaattatctaaaaaactacaatttaacaacaatagaataaatacaaagaatggAAACAAAATGCTTTGAATTGTTCACCTTGTTTGGATGGTAGATAACATGGTTGACCTTCTTTGTGTGACCTTTTAAGATAGTCTCCACTTGTTCAGTCTCCTTGTTAAACACCACCACGTTACGATCAGCACCACCAGTCAGAATCTTGTTGGTGTTGGCAGCCTGGATATCCAAGGCTAATATACCAGGATTACTAGCGCTATGTAAACCCTATGGAACACAAACTCAAATAATCATCTAAACATATtataaatttcacaaaaatCGGTTGTAAAATAACAACCGATAGATATTCTCAACCCTACTTCATTTCCTTTTAAAAACACATATTAGCCGTGGTATTTATTCACCATGCAAGCCATTTGACATCAAAGAAATTGGGGCAGATTGGGGTTATTAAACTTACTGGATGCGAAGATTGGGCACGGAAACTGCGGATCTCTTCGGCGGGCATAAGGTCTTCTGGAACCTTTTTACCACGTTTCTTACGCTCCGCAGTAAGCAAGGCAGCTTTGTCTTGTAACTGAAAAAGGAGAGAAAATCAAGATAAATATCCtaaatcattaatttcataatcatgtataataaaacaaaaactacaGGTGAGAATCAATATCGTAAGGCATTTAATGAAAATGCAAACAGTATTAAAATTATGCGACATGTTTTGAGAAatctattctcatcatcagaactaTAACCAACACCAGTATGAATACACCTACTTAACAGTTGTATTTAATTGAGGCAATAATATCTGGTACATTTTAGGACATATTCATTGGATTAAAATTAAGCAAAAATAAAGCAGCACCTTTTGGATGACCTCTTCTGACATGCCAATCATCCCGGCTTCCTCTGCTTCCATTGGTTCAGCCAGCTGACTGGGTTGTACCATACTCCCAATAGGAGCAATACCTGGTGCTGCCTGGGGTTTCAGAGTAGCCAGCGCTGGAAACAAACATAtgcaatatgttttatttatttaatactatCTTTTTTAATAATGGGTTACCTATCCAGTTCCAGTAAAGGAATTATCATCAAAGGTATACAGATACATACAAACATGTAACGTAGTGAACAAAATCAACTATATCTGTACATAAAAATTTGATACAGTAGatatataatacaaacaaaataaactttTCTATAAATAAATCGTTTAGGTTGGAATTTAAAAGAGTTAATGTCAACAATGATATTTTCAGAATGAACCTGACTATGTTCAAATGTAATTACTTTAAACTAAAAGATACCATTCTAGATTACAATTAACATCTTAGAAAAGttttcaacaaaaacaattaagGACCTACAACTCTTTATAACTTGCTATAGTGAAGTATCACAAACACAAACCGGTAAAGAAATttcaaataacaatttatttaaaccaCTGGTGGCAGCATCCAAATTCATGAAACTGCAGAATAAACTTTTAAATCTAAACTAAATGgcttttattacaaaaaaaccccattttagtttcatttactAAAAATAATCTACTAAAATAATATCTTCAAAGAACTTGCACGCAAACTCTACTTTCAATTgagataaaaacaatttaatttgtaatcTAAAACAAAAATGCGCGATAGAAACCAAGAATAAAACTAGTACTAAAATGTCTACAAAACGCTTGTGTAAACAACATTACTGATTTTAAAACAGTGTGGAAACAAGTGAAACTATCATATGCTTATCAtacaatgatttttttaatttaggcaaatttccaaggataaccataagtgaattaattcactatccttcttaattaaaggccaggtgcgggcaaaaaatttctattgatcatacattccaataattatcgatctatagtttcccctatgtttcataatttttgggattttatttgtgttacaggagcttgttgaaaattagcactttcatatcagtggggggatagttcaaattacacagtcaaatctctattcttttgtacacaaattttgaaaatagaaaggcattttaaaaagctatgaaaaataaacggtgtggtaaaaaatggtatcagatgactaaatataggtaatataacttgaattttacatttctggtattttttattcaacttcagaattttattttcatgctatttatagcaaaaattatccaccgtatatccaccatcttttttcaccttctagggagtcaccagacattttattacattatgttaactacctactgtaactactgaaaaaaaggtcttcctgttttttttggcagaattttgccaaattttgtatttgaccatattaagggaaattcatggtttttcgtcttgatttctgttaaaactatttgatttatgtacaattaaccagatattatatttaaaattcatgcctgtacctgagctttaaaggtGGCAATCTGTTTACAATACAAACATACACATggtgctctacataaacaaagtcataTTACTATTAGTCTTTGggattgtaaattgtcattagaacAAATCCTGACATGACAGGACTTGATTGAACCAAGCACCCTTTGATTGGTAGCcggcatcataaccaccaagccacaacttcACTCCATACTGATGGTTGGCAACATTTACCAGTGGTCAATTTCAAATAGTTTTTTTGAATggacaaacaataataataaacagaacAGGAAAAAACAAATCTACCCACAAACCTTCACGAGCTGCTGTCACTTCCTTCGTAAGTCTAGCAATCACACGACAAGCTGCGTCATGTTGATAGAGGGCGTGAGAGAGTTCCTGACGGGCTGTTTGTAGTTGTTGACGTAGGGTGAAGCTGTGTAACATACAAGCATCCCATTCATCCTGGAGAAGCTTAAGAATTGCTGGGATACTGGTGGCCGTAGGTGGACGAGGCTTCACTACTGGGCTCACTGTCAATGTAAAAACATggttaataatacagtacatacattcaTGTTGCTGCacattaaaatttctttttttgtttcaatgttttgtttaatcctttggattgtattttttttattaatgttaattttcaTAATTGTAGTGTACTGTCATAGTTACAGAAAAAAACAGATTATCATGGTAAACAGGACAggctttatttttaaaatgttgtataaatattttgttagattATTATTTCTCAACCTTTGACATCAACAAGCATATCTTCAGTGAGCACCTCTCCTGTAATAGGGTCCACTCCATTTTCAGCAATGAATTTTTCGATTAATCGTCTTTCAAAAATGTTGTTAGACACCGGTGATACGACAGGGTGTTCAGGAACCTCATGACTtactgaaatattaaatcatatctaaaataaaatgatgatcCAACTATCTACTTAAACGTACATAGAAGCgacataggcctatttattatagtaatagtattatatATGATTAATTGAtggttaccatattattaattaCCCAAAATCAAAGCTAAATTGAGATGTTTGAAATTTATGTTGGATATTCAGTAGAAGAAAcatcaatatttaatttattatatttaatttatttcttctattttatttagatCAACAGGTCACAAAGAACAAAACACtttatattattgattttaGGACCTACTATATGCTAGGTCGGGACGTGTGTGTACAGTGTTGTACTAAGTAGGAGCCGGTCTAGGCCTACCTGGCCCTCGTCACTAACTTAACTAGGCTAGCCAaagttagttaggcctagctaggctagcctagcttatcaaaaataaaatgagCCACGATTTTATCAGTATATATTTGAATCTAAACATCAATCAAATGAATAACTATGGTCTTACTCGAGCAAATAAGtgccattttctaattaaatTGTACCAGGCTTTGACTCGTATCAATTCTCATAAATTGTTGTTTCCTTTTCTGCTAAACGTACGCCACACAGACTGTTTCTTTTCAGCAGGAGCTCAGCAGCAgcagctagctaggcctagctagcagtTAGCGTTTTCGCGGTGCTCTCCATGCTTGCCGAGGTTGCCAGAACATTGTACAGATTTGCCCAATGTAGCCTATAGTCGAAACAAAAATTACCATTAAATTACATTTCagaatttaaagaaaattgatttattaagtacgcctaggcctactaggagCCTACTACTGTTAGCAAATGTTAGCTACAAATTCAAAAATTGGTTGTATTTTATtagtgaaaattaaaaatgtgaatAGTAGCCGAAAATTATATCTtgttatacatattttaatggaCAACTTATGTGTAGTGTGGATAATGATGGGCTAGGAAAAGAAAGGATCGGCGCGCCGGTCTGGCGCTAACAGATGAGTTATTTGTTAAGTCATGAGTTTATTAcattctttaaagatgtattgtcccccaaaaacatagaaaatgaagattaattaaataatacattgaatgagttttttttgtagttttaataaagttaatcacttcagtagaaaaaaactggaaaaaaacaatgacaaaataaatggttaaattcaaccaaaaactcatttgcTGTaaaccaatttgactatttttggcttttaattacagtttttttttgtcataatgGATAACtcttgtgacattaaaatggcatataccAAAAacgtttgaaaaaaatattttttcagggggccgggacaatacatctttaaatgagaGAAACCGTCTTTACTctcatattattaatttatcttaatgttttcatattgttttattagtttCGTTTAAACCGTCGTATAAACAAAACTGCAGTATTGAAATTTGTTATTTAGAAAAGATTCATCAGCTCCCGTGAGAAGTTTGTGCTATTGTCATGGCGCTCATACACAACGTTACGCTTTTTATTATCTTATCGAAATTGTTGTTGCCAGGCAGCGGGAACATTTTATTAAACTCTACAGTAAATGACATTTACGCTGGTGACTCGGTAACGTTGACGTGTTACGTAACggatcaaacaaattatgatgtAAAGTTTGCTCAACGAAGAAGCGCTGATTTTTACACAATAAGTACAAACGAAGAAGTTGaaatttctttatttacagtaaaatgtaatttcaaCACTAACACACATACGTTGATAATCAATGGAGCGACATCTCATCACACTGGTACATACAGATGTGGCGTATGTAGTAATGGATGTGCTTGGAGTAATAATGTTGATGTTAATGTTTACTCACGACCGAAAATTCCTGAATGTTACATTGATTCTGAGTATGTAATGGAAGATACTCATGTTATATTTACCTGTGAGGCTTACCGTGTCCCAACTCCTACAAGTATTAAAGCTTGGACAATTCTGGACAATAAACGTAACGAACTTGGTCCAACACTGATGGGGGAGAAGATCTTTACTTATCCAATCGACTTGAATCACACAGCAAACGGAATTTCATTTGCATGTGAAGTTAAGTATGAACTTCCAGTTTTTACATCGAAAAACTGCACCACTTTACCATTAAATATCATGTTTGCACCGAAAATACTTTTTTCCAAGTTTCATGTAATTTCATCTGCCGGGTTAGTGACAGTTAATATTTCAGCGAATCCTGAAGCATCTGCAGTGTACTGGCGACGGTATGATGAACATAGAGAGGCTTATTTGCTTTCAAATCAAACTTTCGCCGTCGTAAACTTATGTAAGCCGTCTACTGGCATTCGGTATATTTGTGTCATTGACGACGACATAAAAAATGGAtcaattattgaaataatagCGGAAAATTCGATTGGCAATGCATCTTTATTTACAGCTTTTATAGATACCGGTAACTCAGTTAGGCCAACAAACATGAGTACAGTTTTTAAAACAGTTAAGCTTAAGCCTGCTAATATCACATTGTTATCAACTGACCGTCGTAAATTAGATTTTACACTTTTGCCAATAATATTAGCACGTGGTGGTGTACTggttctttttttatatgttctGTTTATCATGTGCCTCAAAAAGTTTATATTTTACGTGAGTAATTAAGTGCATTGCCAAATTTATTTACCAGAAAACATAGCAATCTGAGATACCGTAAATTATAAAcaagatattttatttactttattattccATAATTAACACAAATGGAACATGATTAGGATGTATATTATGAACAGAGGTACTACTTCTTAAGTATGTCCGAAACCGGACCTGAAGTATGTCttaatatgataaattaaattaggcctactgtataacaGAGGCAAGTTACGTTGTAATGAAATTGAATATGAATTAAGTAACGGCCTATTAGAAATCTTTCGTTCGTTATATGAAATAATAGACTGTCGTGAAATCTGTAAGCTCAAATACGCAATGTTGGGTCGCGAGAATTCCCAAAATAGGATCATGGGGTCGTGGTCAAAAAAGGTTGCGGAACGCTGCTCTAAGCTAATGGcattatgaataattcatgagaaaaaaaatcgATTGCTATATTTTCCGATAAGATAAATAAGAATGACAATAAAATTGACTGAGCGATTGTAATGTATACCAATCATCCATTACATCACCTTTGTCCTGTAAAATCGTCGACTCAATCAGAACCAAATGTTTGAATATCATTAACAGCTAGCAACAAGTATAGCTTCTTACATAAAGATTAAGCACAAATTTGTTATGTTTTGCATATTTGTATACCTTATATTGTGCTTGAAGGTGCTGTTTGCGAACGGTGTACCGTCAATGCTCCAAACTGAACCACAAATAGAAATATTACAAGCATATGTTGGACAAAAAAACGTGAAGCTGGATTGTATACGTTCCAATCCGACTAACAAGCTATCTTGGTACTTGGTGGACAAAGAATCTGAATCTCTACTGACGACAGACACATGGGTTAAATACCCACGTGAGTATGATGTTGAATACACTACTGGTCAAAACGTGAGTAATTATCACCTAGTTATCAAAGACATGAAAATGTTATTTGAAGGATTGTATTTATGCGAAGCTACATTGTATAACAATGAAATTATATCTATGGGATTAACAAGACTGATCGTATATGAATTACCTTCTGAACCAAAGGTTGCATGCAGTGTCGTAGAAACTGATATCATGGAAGGGACGACATCTATAGTTCAGTGCAATGCATCTATTGGTAGTATTCCAGCGGAATGTGAAATATCGATTATTTATAGCCATTCCCCCGATCCCGTTTTCACCAACTCTACCATGGATGAATGTGGGTTTAATTGCGTCACAGTTAAAGTTTACATAACGCGTAGCATGGATTCATTCCAATGTGTTGTCTTACACGATCTTCTACCAAACGATATAATAAGTTACACGCCGCATCTTAATGTAAGTTACTGGCCAACATTCCAGAATATTCCTGAGACGGTAGAGTATGACACAAAAGCCGATTTGAATATCCCAATTACCGTGGATTCTAATCCTAAAGCGCATGTTTATGTGGAGTTTTGGAAAAAGTTGTTAGCTAATACACCTTCCAGCAACATTATTAGACAATTAAGTGAAATAACTGAAAACAGCTTTGTTCTTTCAATCAAAGGATCAGAAATAGGTGAAACTACATACTTTAAAATCAAAGCGATTAACAGTATTGGATATGATACGCACATCATCAAGCTCTATAAAAAAGAGTGTTGTTCAAAAGAAAGTGATAAGTATGATAAAAGGTACTGGTGGTTACTAGttctagctataggcctacctgTGGGGCTAATAACAATATGGTGGATAAAACGGCGCAATCGTCGTGTAAATCAGAATCCTCAAAATATACCCACTTGAATGATATAccatcttttatttttattctgctactttatatgttattatttattacatttttttgatataGTTACCGGTATATAtacttttctatttttaaactATGTTTGATCGTTATCATTTAAACTGctgttttaatattgtaaatgaaaGCCTCAATTCAGCCATTGGCTGTTGCTATGGCCTCTTTTCATATTCGGATTGATCATGTAATATATCGAAATAAAAGTACTATAAATTAGACACAAGCACACCTGAGTAGATAATTGTCATTTAAATGGAGGATTGTTGGTAACATGATATTCAATAACTACCATTATTCAAGAACGAACATTCCTGAATGTTACATTGATTCACAGTATAATGCAATTTATGATA
This is a stretch of genomic DNA from Antedon mediterranea chromosome 3, ecAntMedi1.1, whole genome shotgun sequence. It encodes these proteins:
- the LOC140044399 gene encoding pre-mRNA-processing factor 19-like, translating into MALICSISHEVPEHPVVSPVSNNIFERRLIEKFIAENGVDPITGEVLTEDMLVDVKVSPVVKPRPPTATSIPAILKLLQDEWDACMLHSFTLRQQLQTARQELSHALYQHDAACRVIARLTKEVTAAREALATLKPQAAPGIAPIGSMVQPSQLAEPMEAEEAGMIGMSEEVIQKLQDKAALLTAERKKRGKKVPEDLMPAEEIRSFRAQSSHPGLHSASNPGILALDIQAANTNKILTGGADRNVVVFNKETEQVETILKGHTKKVNHVIYHPNKDVVFSSSPDSTIRVWAVASGSCAQTIRAHDGAVTGLSLHATGDYMLSCSEDRHWAFSDINVGRVLTKVSDDSIGHALTCAQFHPDGLIFGTGTGDSVIKIWDLKERTNVANFPGHSGPITAISFSENGYYLATAADDSVVKLWDLRKLKNFKNIALDSHYEVKSLSFDQSGTYLAVAGSDVRVYLCKQWQELAVLTDHNGLATGVRFGQHAGFLASTGMDRSLKFYGL